One region of Cystobacter ferrugineus genomic DNA includes:
- a CDS encoding tetratricopeptide repeat protein, which translates to MKPVTEADIGPGGEAEWLRLRRQLELAEGFWLGFIFSPSPLSSGVLRRRTERLLRGMTRRLESFQPENPSDLKGVLSSLFAPDAASAGCSWVEALNLDPGDGAERPWREAWLELVSRINERRDALRRHLHGGLVLVAPPEMKLPMREAASDLWSIRALVVELPLVAESLLRESSIKAGFLSEQVEDGTRPESERLAEFTLAESERLLAKAVGDDPRQVEVLLGRVAALLSSGRMAEAVETARWARELAFKHSQKVPHLQAPTLHMLALAEKAHGDPAAAAEHLEQAVNVFGSRDNRYRVSLLDELASLAVWRGELMPALATYEESLALRRQLRAALGDTPEALRDLAISLDNVGGVRQRLGHLLAARAAYEESLALTRQLRVALGDAPKALRDLAISLNRVGEVHQRLGHLLAARTAYEESLALTRQLRAALGDTPAALRDLFVSLNKVGDMQQSLGHLPAARAAYEESLSLTRQLRSVLGDMPEALRDLFVSLNKVGGVQQSLGHLSEASAAYEEALSLVRQLHALMGDTPQTIEDLSICLDKVADIREALGDSVGAARVRGESQALRDRVMD; encoded by the coding sequence ATGAAGCCCGTCACCGAAGCGGACATCGGCCCTGGAGGTGAAGCGGAATGGCTGAGATTGCGACGGCAGTTGGAACTCGCCGAGGGGTTCTGGCTGGGGTTCATCTTCTCGCCGTCTCCGCTGAGTTCAGGAGTGCTCCGTCGCCGTACGGAGCGGCTGCTCCGGGGGATGACGCGCCGGCTGGAGTCCTTCCAGCCTGAGAATCCGTCGGATCTCAAGGGCGTGCTTTCCTCCCTGTTCGCTCCAGATGCCGCGAGCGCTGGATGCTCATGGGTGGAAGCCTTGAACCTCGACCCGGGAGATGGAGCGGAGCGACCCTGGCGAGAGGCCTGGCTCGAGCTGGTCTCTCGTATTAACGAGCGGAGAGATGCTCTGCGTCGGCACCTACACGGCGGCCTCGTGCTCGTTGCTCCCCCGGAGATGAAGCTCCCGATGCGGGAGGCGGCTTCTGACCTTTGGTCCATTCGTGCCTTGGTGGTTGAACTTCCTCTGGTCGCGGAGAGCTTGCTGAGAGAGTCTAGTATCAAGGCAGGCTTTTTGTCGGAGCAGGTCGAGGACGGGACACGCCCTGAGTCCGAAAGACTGGCGGAGTTTACTCTCGCCGAATCGGAACGGCTCCTGGCGAAAGCTGTTGGCGATGATCCAAGACAGGTAGAGGTTTTGCTTGGTCGAGTGGCGGCACTGCTCTCATCCGGGCGAATGGCTGAAGCTGTCGAAACGGCCCGCTGGGCACGGGAGCTTGCCTTCAAGCACTCACAGAAAGTGCCACACCTACAAGCGCCGACACTCCATATGCTCGCCCTGGCCGAGAAAGCGCATGGAGACCCGGCTGCGGCTGCGGAGCATCTGGAGCAGGCCGTCAATGTGTTTGGGAGTCGTGATAATCGCTATCGTGTATCACTGCTGGATGAACTGGCAAGTCTCGCCGTTTGGCGAGGCGAGCTAATGCCGGCTCTGGCTACCTACGAGGAGTCCCTGGCCCTTCGACGACAACTCCGTGCTGCGCTGGGCGACACGCCTGAGGCCCTGCGCGACCTCGCCATTTCCCTCGACAACGTAGGCGGTGTGCGGCAACGCCTGGGCCACCTCCTGGCCGCCCGTGCTGCTTACGAGGAGTCCTTGGCCCTCACCCGACAACTCCGTGTTGCGCTGGGCGACGCGCCCAAGGCCCTGCGTGACCTCGCCATTTCCCTTAACAGGGTAGGAGAAGTGCACCAACGCCTCGGCCACCTCCTGGCCGCCCGTACTGCTTACGAGGAGTCTCTGGCCCTCACCCGACAACTCCGCGCTGCGCTGGGCGACACGCCCGCGGCCCTGCGCGACCTCTTCGTTTCCCTCAACAAGGTAGGAGATATGCAGCAAAGCCTGGGCCACCTCCCAGCCGCCCGTGCTGCTTACGAGGAGTCCCTTTCCCTTACCCGACAACTGCGCTCTGTCCTGGGAGACATGCCCGAGGCCCTGCGCGACCTCTTCGTTTCCCTCAACAAGGTAGGAGGCGTACAACAAAGCTTGGGCCACCTCTCGGAGGCCAGTGCAGCCTACGAGGAGGCCCTTTCCCTTGTCCGCCAACTCCATGCGCTCATGGGAGACACTCCTCAGACCATTGAAGATCTCTCTATTTGCCTCGACAAGGTTGCAGATATACGAGAAGCCCTTGGCGACAGTGTCGGCGCTGCGCGTGTACGAGGGGAGTCACAAGCACTTCGCGATCGGGTGATGGACTAG
- a CDS encoding DUF2256 and DUF3253 domain-containing protein produces the protein MTTPAPKVCAVCGRSITWRKKWEKDWEQVRYCSERCRRRKDVGRQDGLERRILEMLATRARGATMCPSEVARAEGGEDWREWMEPVREAARRLVARGEVEILQGGRVVDPSTARGPIRLRLRGPQ, from the coding sequence ATGACGACTCCCGCCCCGAAGGTGTGCGCGGTCTGCGGGCGGAGCATCACCTGGCGCAAGAAGTGGGAGAAGGACTGGGAGCAGGTGCGCTACTGCTCCGAGCGGTGCAGGCGCCGGAAGGATGTGGGGCGCCAGGACGGACTCGAGCGGCGCATCCTGGAGATGCTGGCGACGCGGGCGAGAGGGGCGACGATGTGTCCCTCGGAGGTGGCGCGGGCCGAGGGAGGGGAGGACTGGCGCGAGTGGATGGAGCCGGTGCGCGAGGCGGCCCGGCGGCTGGTGGCGCGGGGCGAGGTGGAGATCCTCCAGGGCGGCCGGGTGGTGGACCCGTCGACGGCCCGAGGCCCCATCCGCCTGCGGTTGCGCGGACCCCAGTAG
- the pgm gene encoding phosphoglucomutase (alpha-D-glucose-1,6-bisphosphate-dependent), which yields MAHQYAGKLPPDSILINPDTLRSQYYSELPDVREPEQRVAFGTSGHRGSAARRSFNEAHILAVVQAICEYREKQGINGPLFLGMDTHALSEPAQRTALEVLAANEVRVRYTPGATPTPVISHAILTYNRGRTTGLADGIVITPSHNPPEDGGIKYNPPNGGPADTNITSWMEKRANELLGSGNAAVRRMPIERAQNVAHVERYDFITPYVEDLRNVVDLDVVRGAKLSIGADPLGGSNLDYWEPIAARYGLDLQVVNKTVDPTFRFMRVDHDGKIRMDCSSPYAMAGLVELKDRYDIAFGNDTDSDRHGIVTRSVGLMNPNHYLSVAISYLYRNRPQWKQDVGVGKTLVSSSMIDRVAGDLGRRVVEVPVGFKWFVDGLLDGSLGFGGEESAGASFLRHDGSVWSTDKDGIILDLLAVEILARTGKDPGVHYQELTKKFGAPLYTRIDQPATSAQKAALKKLSPEAVRATTLAGEPITQRLTRAPGNNAELGGLKVVADNGWFAARPSGTEDVYKIYAESFRDQAHLDALVNEARQIVGDAFSRG from the coding sequence GTGGCCCATCAATACGCTGGCAAGCTTCCTCCCGATTCCATCCTCATCAACCCCGACACCTTGCGCTCGCAGTACTACTCGGAGCTGCCGGACGTGCGCGAGCCCGAGCAACGCGTGGCGTTTGGCACCTCGGGCCATCGTGGCTCGGCCGCGCGCCGCAGCTTCAACGAGGCGCACATCCTGGCGGTCGTCCAGGCCATCTGCGAGTACCGGGAGAAGCAGGGCATCAACGGCCCGTTGTTCCTCGGCATGGATACGCACGCGCTGAGCGAGCCCGCGCAGCGCACGGCGCTCGAGGTGCTCGCGGCCAACGAGGTGCGCGTGCGCTACACGCCCGGCGCGACGCCCACGCCCGTCATCTCCCACGCCATCCTCACCTACAACCGCGGGCGGACGACGGGGCTGGCCGACGGCATCGTCATCACCCCCTCGCACAACCCGCCCGAGGACGGCGGCATCAAGTACAACCCGCCCAACGGGGGCCCGGCGGACACCAACATCACGAGCTGGATGGAGAAGCGCGCCAACGAGCTGCTCGGCTCGGGCAACGCGGCGGTGCGGCGCATGCCCATCGAGCGCGCGCAGAACGTGGCCCACGTGGAGCGCTACGACTTCATCACCCCGTACGTCGAGGACCTGCGCAACGTGGTGGACCTGGACGTGGTGCGCGGGGCGAAGCTGTCGATCGGCGCGGATCCGCTGGGCGGCTCGAACCTGGACTACTGGGAGCCCATCGCCGCGCGCTACGGGCTCGACCTCCAGGTGGTGAACAAGACGGTGGACCCCACCTTCCGCTTCATGCGCGTGGACCATGACGGGAAGATCCGCATGGATTGCTCGTCGCCCTACGCCATGGCGGGGCTGGTGGAGCTCAAGGACCGCTACGACATCGCGTTCGGCAACGACACGGACTCGGACCGGCACGGCATCGTGACGCGGAGCGTGGGGTTGATGAACCCCAACCACTACCTGTCCGTGGCCATCAGCTACCTCTACCGCAACCGGCCGCAGTGGAAGCAGGACGTGGGGGTGGGCAAGACGCTGGTGAGCAGCAGCATGATCGACCGCGTGGCGGGGGACCTGGGCCGGCGCGTGGTGGAAGTGCCGGTGGGCTTCAAGTGGTTCGTGGACGGGCTCTTGGATGGCTCGCTGGGCTTTGGCGGCGAGGAGAGCGCGGGCGCGTCCTTCCTGCGCCACGACGGCAGCGTGTGGTCCACCGACAAGGACGGCATCATCCTGGACCTGCTGGCGGTGGAGATATTGGCGCGCACGGGCAAGGACCCCGGCGTGCACTACCAGGAGTTGACGAAGAAGTTCGGCGCGCCGCTGTACACGCGGATTGATCAACCGGCCACGTCCGCGCAGAAGGCGGCGCTCAAGAAGCTGTCGCCGGAGGCGGTGCGGGCCACGACGCTGGCGGGCGAGCCCATCACCCAGCGGCTCACGCGCGCGCCTGGGAACAACGCGGAGCTGGGCGGGCTGAAGGTGGTGGCGGACAACGGGTGGTTCGCCGCGCGGCCCTCGGGGACGGAGGACGTGTACAAGATCTACGCGGAGAGCTTCCGGGACCAGGCGCACCTGGACGCGCTGGTGAACGAGGCGCGGCAGATCGTCGGCGACGCGTTCTCGCGCGGCTGA
- the glgC gene encoding glucose-1-phosphate adenylyltransferase has translation MSSKRILGMILAGGQGTRLAPLTAKRSKPAVPFGSKFRIIDFALSNFLNSGVYSIYVLTQFKAQSLTEHIQRGWRFGSGLLADYFITLVPAQMYLYEELGPVWYRGTADAIYQNLHLVENYRADNVAIFSGDHIYKMNVAHMLEQHESTRADITIAAYPTPLAEAHRFGVMQIDERGRVTDFQEKVKNPPAMPQKPTHALASMGNYIFKKKVLEELLEIDAKTEGSQHDFGKDVLPRALRDGYSIQAYDFHSNPIPGQDRANTYWRDVGTLEAYHEASMDLVSANPEFDVFNPEWPLRTAVEFSPPAKFVHEAGERMGRALDSMVAGGSIISGGTVRQSILSRRVRVNSYSLVERSVLFDEVDIGRHAQVKNAIIDKGVRVPPHTKIGHDREQDKARGFTVTDTGIVVVPKNYSFD, from the coding sequence ATGAGCAGCAAGCGCATCCTCGGAATGATTCTCGCGGGAGGCCAGGGCACGCGCCTGGCCCCGCTGACGGCCAAACGCTCCAAGCCCGCCGTGCCGTTCGGCTCGAAGTTCCGCATCATCGACTTCGCGTTGAGCAACTTCCTCAACTCGGGCGTCTACTCCATCTACGTGCTCACGCAGTTCAAGGCGCAGTCGCTCACCGAGCACATCCAGCGCGGCTGGCGCTTCGGCTCGGGGCTGCTGGCCGACTACTTCATCACGCTGGTGCCCGCGCAGATGTACCTCTACGAGGAGCTGGGCCCGGTGTGGTACCGCGGCACGGCGGACGCCATCTACCAGAACCTCCACCTGGTGGAGAACTACCGCGCCGACAACGTGGCCATCTTCTCCGGTGACCACATCTACAAGATGAACGTGGCGCACATGCTCGAGCAGCACGAGTCCACGCGCGCCGACATCACCATCGCCGCCTACCCCACGCCGCTGGCCGAGGCGCACCGCTTCGGCGTCATGCAGATCGACGAGCGCGGCCGCGTCACCGACTTCCAGGAGAAGGTGAAGAACCCCCCGGCCATGCCGCAAAAGCCCACGCACGCGCTGGCCAGCATGGGCAACTACATCTTCAAGAAGAAGGTGCTCGAGGAGCTGCTGGAGATCGACGCGAAGACCGAGGGCAGCCAGCACGACTTCGGCAAGGACGTGCTGCCGCGCGCGCTGCGCGACGGCTACAGCATCCAGGCGTATGACTTCCACTCCAACCCCATCCCCGGCCAGGACCGCGCCAACACGTACTGGCGCGACGTGGGCACGCTCGAGGCCTACCACGAGGCCAGCATGGATCTGGTGTCGGCCAACCCCGAGTTCGACGTCTTCAACCCGGAGTGGCCGCTGCGCACCGCGGTGGAGTTCAGCCCCCCGGCCAAGTTCGTCCACGAGGCGGGCGAGCGCATGGGACGGGCGCTGGACTCCATGGTGGCCGGCGGCAGCATCATCTCCGGCGGCACCGTGCGCCAGAGCATCCTGTCGCGCCGCGTCCGGGTGAACTCCTACTCGCTCGTGGAGCGCTCGGTGCTCTTCGACGAGGTGGACATCGGCCGGCACGCCCAGGTGAAGAACGCCATCATCGACAAGGGCGTGCGCGTGCCGCCCCACACGAAGATTGGCCACGACCGGGAGCAGGACAAGGCGCGCGGCTTCACCGTGACGGACACCGGCATCGTCGTGGTGCCCAAGAACTACTCGTTCGACTGA
- a CDS encoding aminotransferase class V-fold PLP-dependent enzyme — protein sequence MRLPCQRHLFDLPEDLTWLNCAYMSPQSHAVTEAGREGVARKARPWQVRPEDFFSESEALRRLFASLVEADAEGVALVPSVSYGMAVAAANVPVRVGQRLLVLAEEFPSNVYPWRELAERSGGQVFTVRRPADGDWTRAVLAALDERTALVALPHCHWTDGSLVDLERVGARAREVGAVLAVDATQSLGALPLSVERVRPDFLVTAGYKWMMGPYSLGYLYVAPRWREGRPLEHNWLTRAGSEDFSRLVDYRDDFQPGARRFDVGERSNFALVPMALAALRQLSSWGVADIQETVGVLTARLAAGARSMGLEVAPAGLRAGHLMGLRRPGGYPPDVTAKLAARRVFVSVRGDSLRVSPHLYNTEADVDRLLEELDSFA from the coding sequence ATGCGCCTGCCCTGCCAACGCCACCTGTTCGACCTGCCCGAGGACCTCACCTGGCTCAACTGCGCGTACATGTCGCCCCAGTCTCACGCGGTGACGGAGGCGGGGCGCGAGGGCGTGGCGCGCAAGGCGCGGCCCTGGCAGGTGCGGCCCGAGGACTTCTTCTCCGAGTCGGAAGCGCTGCGCCGGCTCTTCGCGAGCCTGGTGGAGGCGGACGCGGAGGGCGTGGCGCTGGTGCCCTCGGTGAGCTACGGCATGGCGGTGGCGGCGGCCAACGTGCCGGTACGCGTGGGCCAGCGCCTGCTGGTGCTCGCCGAGGAGTTCCCCTCCAACGTGTACCCGTGGCGCGAGCTGGCCGAGCGCTCGGGCGGGCAGGTGTTCACCGTGCGCCGGCCGGCGGATGGGGACTGGACGCGCGCGGTGCTCGCCGCGCTGGACGAGCGCACGGCGCTGGTGGCGCTGCCCCACTGTCACTGGACGGATGGGAGCCTGGTGGACCTGGAGCGCGTGGGCGCCCGGGCGCGCGAGGTGGGCGCGGTGCTGGCGGTGGATGCGACGCAGTCGCTGGGCGCGCTGCCCCTGAGCGTGGAGCGGGTGCGGCCGGACTTCCTCGTGACGGCGGGCTACAAGTGGATGATGGGGCCCTACAGCCTGGGCTACCTCTACGTGGCGCCGCGCTGGCGCGAGGGCCGTCCCCTGGAGCACAACTGGCTCACGCGCGCGGGGAGCGAGGACTTCTCGCGCCTGGTGGACTACCGGGACGACTTCCAGCCGGGGGCGCGCCGCTTCGACGTGGGCGAGCGCAGCAACTTCGCGCTCGTGCCCATGGCGCTCGCGGCGCTGCGCCAGCTCTCCTCCTGGGGCGTGGCGGACATCCAGGAGACGGTGGGCGTGCTGACGGCGCGGCTGGCGGCCGGGGCGCGCTCGATGGGGCTGGAGGTGGCGCCCGCGGGCCTTCGCGCCGGACACCTCATGGGCCTGCGGCGCCCGGGAGGCTATCCCCCGGACGTGACGGCGAAGCTCGCGGCGCGCCGGGTGTTCGTGAGCGTGCGCGGCGACAGCCTGCGCGTCTCGCCCCACCTGTACAACACGGAGGCGGACGTGGACCGCCTCCTCGAGGAACTGGACTCGTTCGCCTGA
- a CDS encoding zinc-dependent alcohol dehydrogenase, producing MQAMIYEGPYRVSVGKKPDPVILHPNDAIVRVTRTAICGSDLHLLHGLVTDTRVGCTFGHEFAGVVEEVGRSVRNLKPGDRVVVPFNISCGSCFYCKRGLFANCESSNPNSDLASGVYGYSHTTGGFEGGQAQYVRVPFADVGPMKIPDDMEEEDVLFLSDILPTGYQGAEMGNIQPGDTVVVFGCGPVGIFAQKSAWLMGAGRVIAVDHIPYRLAFARKYSQVETLDFKEEEDIIATLKEMTDGRGPDVCIDAVGMEAEGETLNNILGVKLKLQAGSPTAINWSINAVRKGGTISIIGVYGPPFNLIPIGTAMNKGLTMRMNQCNTKRYMGHLLEHIRAGRIDAKGIITHRFPLAEAPKAYDIFSGKKDGCIKCVLLPHGHA from the coding sequence ATGCAAGCGATGATCTACGAAGGGCCCTATCGGGTGTCGGTGGGCAAGAAGCCGGATCCGGTCATCCTCCATCCCAATGACGCCATCGTCCGGGTGACGCGCACGGCCATCTGCGGCTCGGACCTGCACCTGTTGCACGGGCTCGTCACGGACACGCGCGTGGGGTGCACGTTCGGCCACGAGTTCGCCGGCGTGGTGGAGGAGGTGGGCCGCTCGGTGCGCAACCTCAAGCCCGGGGACCGGGTGGTGGTGCCCTTCAACATCTCGTGCGGCAGTTGCTTCTATTGCAAGCGCGGCCTGTTCGCCAACTGCGAGAGCAGCAACCCCAACAGCGACCTGGCGTCGGGCGTGTATGGCTATTCGCACACCACGGGCGGCTTCGAGGGCGGACAGGCGCAGTACGTGCGCGTGCCCTTCGCGGACGTGGGGCCGATGAAGATTCCGGACGACATGGAAGAGGAGGACGTGCTCTTCCTGAGCGACATCCTGCCCACGGGCTACCAGGGGGCGGAGATGGGCAACATCCAGCCGGGGGACACGGTGGTGGTGTTCGGCTGCGGCCCGGTGGGCATCTTCGCCCAGAAGTCCGCGTGGCTCATGGGCGCCGGGCGCGTCATCGCCGTGGACCACATCCCCTACCGTCTGGCGTTCGCCAGGAAGTACAGCCAGGTGGAGACGCTCGACTTCAAGGAGGAGGAGGACATCATCGCCACCTTGAAGGAGATGACGGACGGGCGCGGGCCGGACGTGTGCATCGACGCGGTGGGCATGGAGGCCGAGGGCGAGACGCTCAACAACATCCTCGGCGTGAAGCTCAAGCTCCAGGCGGGCTCGCCCACGGCCATCAACTGGTCCATCAACGCCGTGCGCAAGGGTGGCACCATTTCCATCATCGGCGTGTACGGCCCCCCCTTCAACCTCATCCCCATCGGCACGGCGATGAACAAGGGCCTGACGATGCGCATGAACCAGTGCAACACCAAGCGCTACATGGGTCACCTGCTGGAGCACATCCGCGCGGGGCGCATCGACGCCAAGGGCATCATCACCCACCGCTTCCCGCTGGCCGAGGCGCCCAAGGCGTACGACATCTTCTCGGGCAAGAAGGACGGGTGCATCAAGTGCGTGCTGCTGCCGCACGGACACGCGTGA
- a CDS encoding thiamine pyrophosphate-requiring protein: MSGTVSDYLLYRLSQWGVRRIYGYPGDGINGVMGALRRNSEFQFIQSRHEEMSAFMACAHAKFTGEVGVCMATSGPGAIHLLNGLYDAKLDRQPVVAIVGQQASTALGGHYQQEVDLSTLFKDVAAEYITMVTHPSAIRHAVDRAMRIAQAERTVTCLILPNDIQEQPYESPPMKHGTVHSSVGYSAPRVVPQERDLRRAADVLNAGGRVAMLVGAGAMRAAPEVLEVADLLGAGVAKALLGKAVLPDDLPFVTGAIGLLGTRPSWDLMMGCDTLLMVGTSFPYSEFLPPEGQARAVQIDLDGRMLAIRYPVEVPLTGDSKETLRALIPLLKRKEDRSWREGVEKSVRKWWKVVEGQAMVDANPINPQRVFSELSPKLPDRVILAADSGSTANWFARDLKIRGGMMASLSGNLATMGCGVPYAIGAKFAYPERPVIALVGDGAMQMNGNSELITVAKYWREWKDPRFIVLVLNNRDLNMVTWEQRVLNGDPQFKASQELPDFPYARYADSIGLRGIRVDKPEQIAGAWDRALESDRPVVLEAYVDPDVPPLPPHISVEQARNFSEAVLKRDPKAAGILNQSIKGMVERLKPHKS; this comes from the coding sequence ATGAGCGGCACTGTCAGTGACTATCTGCTCTACCGGTTGAGCCAATGGGGCGTGCGCCGCATCTACGGCTACCCGGGTGACGGCATCAACGGCGTCATGGGCGCGCTGCGGCGCAACTCCGAGTTCCAGTTCATCCAATCGCGCCACGAGGAGATGTCGGCCTTCATGGCGTGCGCGCACGCGAAGTTCACCGGTGAGGTGGGCGTGTGCATGGCGACGTCGGGGCCCGGGGCCATCCACCTGCTCAATGGCCTGTACGACGCGAAGCTCGACCGCCAGCCGGTGGTGGCCATCGTGGGGCAGCAGGCGAGCACGGCGCTCGGCGGCCACTACCAGCAGGAGGTGGACCTGTCGACGCTCTTCAAGGACGTGGCGGCCGAGTACATCACCATGGTGACCCACCCCTCGGCCATCCGCCACGCGGTGGACCGGGCGATGCGGATTGCCCAGGCCGAGCGCACGGTGACGTGCCTCATCCTGCCCAACGACATCCAGGAGCAGCCCTACGAGTCGCCGCCGATGAAGCACGGCACGGTGCACTCGAGCGTGGGCTACAGCGCGCCGCGCGTGGTGCCCCAGGAGCGGGATTTGCGGCGCGCGGCGGACGTGCTCAACGCGGGCGGCCGGGTGGCGATGCTGGTGGGCGCGGGCGCGATGCGCGCGGCGCCGGAGGTGCTCGAGGTGGCGGACCTCCTGGGCGCGGGCGTGGCCAAGGCGCTGCTGGGCAAGGCGGTGCTGCCGGATGACCTGCCCTTCGTGACGGGCGCCATCGGCCTCTTGGGCACCAGGCCGAGCTGGGACCTGATGATGGGCTGCGACACGCTGCTCATGGTGGGCACGAGCTTCCCGTACTCGGAGTTCCTGCCGCCCGAGGGCCAGGCGCGTGCCGTGCAGATCGACCTGGACGGGCGCATGCTGGCCATCCGCTACCCGGTGGAGGTGCCGCTCACGGGGGACTCGAAGGAGACGCTGCGCGCGCTCATTCCGCTGCTCAAGCGCAAGGAGGACCGGAGCTGGCGCGAGGGGGTGGAGAAGAGCGTGCGCAAGTGGTGGAAGGTGGTGGAGGGCCAGGCGATGGTGGACGCCAACCCCATCAACCCGCAGCGCGTGTTCTCCGAGCTGTCACCGAAGCTGCCGGACCGGGTGATTCTCGCGGCGGACTCGGGGTCGACGGCGAACTGGTTCGCGAGGGATTTGAAGATCCGCGGGGGGATGATGGCGTCCCTGTCGGGCAACCTGGCCACCATGGGCTGCGGGGTGCCGTATGCGATTGGGGCCAAGTTCGCCTACCCCGAGCGGCCCGTCATCGCGCTGGTGGGCGACGGGGCCATGCAGATGAACGGCAACAGCGAGCTCATCACCGTGGCGAAGTACTGGCGCGAGTGGAAGGATCCGCGCTTCATCGTCCTGGTGCTCAACAACCGCGACCTGAACATGGTGACGTGGGAGCAGCGGGTGCTGAACGGCGACCCCCAGTTCAAGGCGTCGCAGGAGCTGCCGGACTTCCCCTACGCGCGCTACGCGGACTCGATTGGCCTGCGTGGCATCCGCGTGGACAAGCCCGAGCAGATCGCCGGGGCGTGGGACCGGGCGCTGGAGTCGGACCGGCCGGTGGTGCTGGAGGCGTACGTGGACCCGGACGTGCCACCGCTGCCGCCGCACATCTCCGTGGAGCAGGCCAGGAACTTCTCCGAGGCCGTCCTCAAGAGGGACCCGAAGGCGGCGGGCATCCTCAACCAGTCCATCAAGGGCATGGTGGAGCGGCTCAAGCCGCACAAGAGCTGA
- a CDS encoding heme-dependent oxidative N-demethylase family protein, translating into MLPYFPFEQALFAMRLGVRALRPGEPLIEVEEPHYAEELALKQSLLADSQRVRFAALPGTLAAQWETVTELLPLMASQHPRHFTLERTGDAWHWHNHLLGTRTRFIPGDPDSLPHAPLDWLGRQVQEDLLLMDGTHEDLPLIAGQLCFPAGWCLADKLGHTALDIHAPVPGFGEQLGGATVRLMRGLKSGRPVTRVNWGISVTPQLDLAPWTQPEWRHLRQEVTVLNAGEKCYLRLERQTLSVLPTSGAILFTIHTYRAPVATEVEDPERRRLLAGVLRTLPPETRDYKGLTAFLPQLLAWLEPGAHS; encoded by the coding sequence GTGTTGCCCTATTTTCCTTTCGAACAAGCGCTGTTCGCGATGCGGCTCGGCGTGCGCGCGCTCCGCCCGGGCGAGCCGCTCATCGAGGTGGAGGAGCCGCACTACGCCGAGGAGCTCGCGCTCAAACAGTCCCTGCTCGCCGATTCCCAACGCGTACGCTTCGCCGCCCTGCCGGGCACCCTCGCCGCCCAGTGGGAGACAGTCACCGAGTTGCTGCCGCTCATGGCCAGCCAGCACCCCCGGCACTTCACCCTGGAGCGGACGGGGGACGCCTGGCACTGGCACAACCACCTGCTCGGCACCCGGACGCGCTTCATCCCCGGCGACCCGGACAGCCTCCCCCACGCCCCGCTCGACTGGCTCGGCCGCCAGGTGCAGGAGGATCTGCTCCTCATGGACGGCACGCACGAGGACCTGCCCCTCATCGCCGGGCAGCTCTGTTTCCCCGCGGGCTGGTGCCTCGCCGACAAACTGGGCCACACGGCGCTCGACATCCACGCGCCCGTGCCCGGCTTCGGCGAGCAGCTCGGCGGCGCCACCGTGCGCCTCATGCGCGGACTCAAGTCCGGCCGCCCCGTCACCCGCGTCAACTGGGGCATCAGCGTCACCCCCCAGTTGGACCTCGCCCCCTGGACCCAGCCCGAGTGGCGCCACCTGCGCCAGGAAGTCACCGTGCTCAACGCCGGGGAGAAGTGCTACCTGCGGCTGGAGCGGCAGACGCTCTCGGTGCTGCCCACCTCGGGCGCCATCCTCTTCACCATCCACACCTACCGCGCCCCGGTGGCCACCGAGGTGGAGGACCCCGAGCGGCGCCGCCTGCTCGCGGGCGTGCTGCGCACCCTCCCCCCGGAGACGCGCGACTACAAGGGCCTCACGGCCTTCCTCCCCCAGCTCCTCGCCTGGCTCGAGCCGGGCGCCCACTCCTGA